A window of the Pseudoliparis swirei isolate HS2019 ecotype Mariana Trench chromosome 13, NWPU_hadal_v1, whole genome shotgun sequence genome harbors these coding sequences:
- the armc7 gene encoding armadillo repeat-containing protein 7 yields the protein MVIKLKMWRKGSSEGSDRFEYLQTLVTEFQDTDSDEAREQVLANLANFAYDPKNMEHLRELQVADLFLDMLTEENDNFVEFGMGGLCNLSMDPECRHVILESRGISLVTNCLSSRREETVLSAITTLMNLATPSSRSQIADPAVLQCMLRFSLSESPRLRSLAAVFLQDCCTAEQVARAERQMTQGRQTAVGIPLPEN from the exons ATGGTAATTAAACTAAAGATGTGGAGGAAAGGCTCGTCTGAGGGCTCCGACCGGTTCGAGTACCTTCAGACTCTGGTCACAGAGTTCCAGGACACAGACAGTGACG AGGCGAGGGAGCAGGTGCTGGCGAACCTGGCCAACTTTGCGTACGACCCAAAGAACATGGAGCATCTGAGGGAGCTGCAGGTGGCCGACCTCTTCCTGGACATGCTCACGGAGGAGAACGACAACTTCGTGGAGTTTGGGATGG gggggCTGTGTAACCTGAGTATGGACCCCGAATGCCGAcacgtcatcctggagagccgGGGGATTAGCCTGGTCACAAATTGTCTGTCCAGCCGGAGGGAGGAAACCGTCCTGTCGGCCATCACCACGCTGATGAACCTCGCCACTCCATCGTCCCGCTCCCAGATCGCCGACCCGGCCGTGCTGCAGTGCATGCTGCGCTTCTCCCTCTCGGAGAGCCCCCGCCTGCGCAGCCTGGCCGCCGTGTTCCTGCAGGACTGCTGCACCGCGGAGCAGGTGGCCCGCGCGGAGCGGCAGATGACGCAGGGACGGCAGACCGCGGTCGGGATCCCGCTGCCCGAGAACTGA
- the acsf2 gene encoding medium-chain acyl-CoA ligase ACSF2, mitochondrial has product MLSSQSLRRSGVFFGSLKVLQRRWTPHAGPSAASRGIHVDSPPIIPSLTTSYAHGTSNISLRHTTVGETLLKTVERWPDREAVIFVQDGVRKTFAQLQQDVDQVAAGLLAIGLQKGDRLGMWAPNIYEWILIQYATARAGIILVTVNPAYQVQEAEYVLRASGCKAVVCPTQFKTQNYSDMLRELCPGIESSTPGDIRSARLPDLRSVIILDSRQPGTFHFEDVMQAGSSSFVQQLQDLQKKLFSDDPINIQFTSGTTGVPKGATLSHHNIVNNSYFVGKRMGYTWNPFNRICVPLPLFHCFASVGGSLCMAVHGVTVVFPSAGYDGKANLVAMESERCTFIYGTPTMFIDLINQPDFVKYDLSSVKGGIIGGSPCPPEIVKKIISEMGVKEITIVYGTTENSPVTFCPAPTDNMERKSETVGYIMEHTEAKIVDNNTGQVVPLGTTGELQIRGYCVMLGYWGDEAKTREAITKTGWYKTGDLATMDTFSYCRIVGRIKDMIIRGGENIYPAEIEQFLQTHVKVKEVQVVGVQDDRLGEEVCACIRLKDGEKCTVEEMKAFCKNKIAHFKIPRYFLFVTSYPLTASGKIQKHILTEEAEKQLGLRTKRTQKLNHGT; this is encoded by the exons ATGTTGAGCTCGCAGTCTCTCCGGCGCAGCGGCGTCTTCTTCGGATCTTTAAAAGTTCTGCAGAGACGGTGGACCCCGCATGCAGGACCCTCTGCAGCGAGTCG TGGCATTCATGTGGACTCTCCACCCATCATCCCGTCTCTCACGACCAGCTACGCCCACGGCACGTCTAACATATCTCTGCGCCACACTACAGTCGGAGAGACCCTGCTAAAGACTGTTGAGCGCTGGCCGGACCGAGAGGCTGTGATCTTTGTACAAGACGGAGTCCGCAAGACCTTTGCACAGCTTCAGCAGGAT GTGGATCAGGTTGCAGCAGGGCTGCTGGCAATTGGGCTGCAGAAAGGAGACCGTCTTGGGATGTGGGCACCCAACATTTATGAATGGATCCTAATCCAGTATGCAACAGCCAGAGCTGGTATTATATTG GTGACTGTGAACCCAGCGTACCAGGTGCAGGAGGCGGAGTACGTTTTGCGGGCG TCTGGGTGTAAAGCCGTCGTGTGCCCGACGCAGTTCAAGACTCAGAACTACAGTGACATGCTGAGAGAGTTATGTCCGGGTATCGAGTCGTCCACCCCGGGGGACATCAGGAGTGCCAG ACTCCCCGACCTCCGCTCCGTGATCATATTGGACAGTCGACAACCAGGAACGTTCCACTTTGAGGACGTGATGCAGgccggcagcagcagcttcgTGCAGCAGCTCCAGGACCTGCAGAAGAAGCTCTTCTCGGACGACCCCATAAACATCCAGTTCACTTCG GGAACAACTGGGGTGCCCAAGGGTGCCACCTTGTCTCATCACAACATCGTAAACAACTCCTACTTTGTGGGGAAGAGAATGGGATACACCTGGAAC CCCTTCAATCGCATCTGTGTCCCTTTGCCGCTGTTCCACTGCTTCGCCTCCGTGGGGGGGtcgctgtgcatggccgtgcacgGCGTGACCGTGGTCTTTCCCTCTGCCGGGTACGACGGAAAGGCCAACTTGGTGGCTATGGAGAGCGAAAG GTGCACCTTCATCTACGGCACCCCCACCATGTTTATCGATTTGATCAACCAGCCGGACTTTGTTAAATATGACTTGTCGTCAGTCAAGGGAG GCATCATCGGTGGCTCCCCGTGTCCTCCAGAAATCGTGAAgaagatcatttctgagatggGCGTCAAGGAAATAACT ATTGTGTACGGCACCACGGAGAACAGCCCTGTGACCTTCTGCCCGGCGCCCACCGACAACATGGAGAGGAAGTCCGAGACCGTCGGCTACATCATGGAACACACAGAG GCTAAAATCGTGGACAATAACACGGGTCAGGTGGTTCCATTGGGGACGACGGGGGAGCTCCAGATCCGCGGCTACTGCGTGATGTTGGGTTACTGGGGCGACGAGGCCAAAACACGAGAGGCCATCACCAAGACCGGCTGGTACAAAACCGG AGACCTCGCCACCATGGACACGTTCAGCTACTGCCGGATTGTTGGTCGCATTAAGGACATGATCATCAGGGGGGGAGAGAACATTTACCCGGCGGAGATCGAACAGTTCCTGCAAACGCACGTCAAGGTCAAGGAGGTGCAG GTGGTCGGCGTCCAGGACGACCGATTGGGCGAAGAGGTGTGTGCCTGCATCCGGCTGAAAGACGGCGAGAAATGCACCGTAGAGGAGATGAAAGCTTTCTGCAAAAATAAA ATCGCGCACTTTAAGATCCCTcgctacttcctgtttgtgacCAGTTACCCGTTGACTGCCAGTGGAAAG ATCCAGAAGCATATACTAACCGAGGAGGCGGAGAAGCAGCTCGGACTCAGAACCAAGAGAACCCAAAAACTAAATCACGGAACATAA
- the chad gene encoding chondroadherin: MRCVSWLLLGTCLLVLGSAVRGAPGQCPGRCHCHGDLQHVICDGVGLKKIPRVSEVTRLLNLQRNNLGAIPTGAFVESKGLISLHMQHCQLREIGSQAFKGLKKLIYLYLSHNDITSIKPGAFDDLTELTYLYLDGNQIGELARGIFSPMINLFILQLNDNKLRELRSGTFAGAKALRWLHMSGNELTTLQPGSLDDVENLAVLHLDRNRMSSYPIAAMSKLRVVEELALGKNPMRTIPDVAFQSFGRYMEKLQLDGMGLEKLSDGAFAGVTAVKSLNLDNNKLRSLPKSFNFGTVTNLTLSNNPWSCSCQLAPLRRWMDSSRIRPDAVCASPPQQKGKQVRDSSAFVGCRVKTKRAKKKTRH, from the exons ATGCGGTGTGTGAGCTGGTTGCTGCTGGGGACCTGCCTCTTGGTCCTGGGCTCCGCGGTGCGGGGCGCCCCGGGCCAGTGCCCCGGCAGGTGCCACTGCCACGGCGACCTACAGCACGTCATCTGTGACGGCGTCGGGCTGAAGAAGATCCCCCGGGTGTCGGAGGTCACCCGCCTGCTCAACCTGCAGAGGAACAACCTGGGCGCCATTCCCACGGGGGCGTTCGTCGAAAGCAAGGGGCTCATCTCGCTGCACATGCAGCACTGTCAGCTCCGAGAGATCGGATCCCAGGCCTTCAAGGGGCTGAAGAAGCTCATCTACCTCTACCTGTCCCACAACGACATCACCAGCATCAAGCCCGGCGCCTTCGACGACCTGACCGAGCTCACCTACCTCTACCTGGACGGGAACCAGATCGGCGAGCTCGCCAGGGGCATCTTCTCGCCCATGATCAACCTCTTCATCCTGCAGCTCAACGACAACAAGCTCCGGGAGCTGCGATCGGGGACCTTCGCGGGCGCCAAGGCTCTGCGCTGGCTGCACATGAGCGGCAACGAGCTGACGACGCTGCAGCCGGGCTCCCTGGACGACGTGGAGAACCTCGCCGTACTCCACCTGGATCGGAACAGGATGTCCAGCTACCCCATCGCGGCCATGAGCAAACTGCGGGTGGTGGAGGAGCTCGCGCTGGGGAAGAACCCCATGAGGACCATCCCCGACGTCGCCTTCCAGAGCTTCGGGCGCTACATGGAGAAGCTACAGCTGGACGGCATGGGTCTGGAGAAG CTGTCCGACGGTGCGTTCGCCGGTGTGACGGCGGTCAAGTCCCTTAACCTGGACAACAACAAGCTGAGGTCTCTCCCCAAAAGCTTCAACTTCGGCACCGTCACCAACCTCACCCTCTCCAACAACCCCTGGAGCTGCTCGTGCCAGCTAGCTCCACTGCGCAG ATGGATGGACTCCAGTCGCATTCGTCCCGACGCTGTGTGCGCATCTCCGCCTCAGCAGAAAGGAAAGCAAGTGAGAGACAGCTCCGCCTTCGTTGGCTGCAGAGTCAAGACCAAGAGAGCCAAAAAGAAAACCCGCCATTGA